In a single window of the Melissococcus plutonius ATCC 35311 genome:
- a CDS encoding alpha/beta hydrolase family protein, whose product MSLREELKRLLGKTWASDTIHAELLEKKIKETYTIETLMLTLNTQEMVPAYFAYPNNKKKHPLVLYNHSHGGNYEVGKEEILQDSSYLQTPSFLDVFIKNGYAVGCIDMWGFGERQGKKESELFKEFLLLGHTLWGERISDNQQFLTYLVDRPEIDANKIATLGMSMGGMMSWWLAALDERISLVVDIAGQAEYESLIETARLDCHGFYYYIPGLLANYKTIDIQSLITPRPRLSLVGKNDRMCPLSGVKKLDTYLTKSYTEKGAPQNWQCQLLTGVHQETKEMRTIWQRFMKEHL is encoded by the coding sequence ATGTCTTTAAGAGAAGAATTAAAACGTTTATTAGGAAAAACTTGGGCAAGTGACACAATTCATGCAGAATTACTAGAAAAAAAAATAAAAGAGACATATACAATAGAAACTTTGATGTTGACATTAAATACACAGGAAATGGTACCTGCCTATTTTGCTTATCCAAATAATAAAAAGAAACATCCACTTGTTTTATATAATCATTCACATGGTGGTAATTATGAAGTTGGTAAAGAAGAAATATTACAAGATAGCTCTTATTTGCAAACGCCTTCATTTTTAGATGTGTTTATTAAAAACGGTTATGCGGTTGGTTGCATTGACATGTGGGGCTTTGGTGAAAGACAAGGAAAAAAAGAAAGTGAGCTATTTAAAGAATTTTTATTATTAGGGCATACGTTATGGGGCGAAAGAATTAGTGATAATCAGCAGTTTTTAACCTATTTAGTAGATCGGCCTGAAATTGACGCGAACAAAATTGCAACGTTAGGTATGTCAATGGGTGGCATGATGAGTTGGTGGTTAGCTGCTCTTGACGAGCGTATCTCCTTAGTTGTTGATATTGCTGGTCAGGCAGAATATGAATCGTTGATCGAAACTGCCCGATTAGATTGTCATGGTTTTTATTATTATATTCCAGGACTATTAGCAAATTATAAAACAATCGATATTCAATCGTTGATTACACCTAGACCACGACTAAGTCTTGTTGGTAAAAATGATCGAATGTGTCCACTATCTGGTGTAAAAAAACTAGATACCTATTTAACAAAAAGTTATACAGAAAAAGGTGCTCCACAAAACTGGCAGTGTCAACTGTTAACAGGCGTACATCAAGAAACAAAGGAGATGCGTACGATATGGCAAAGATTTATGAAAGAACACCTATAA
- a CDS encoding pectinesterase family protein, giving the protein MAKIYERTPIKKFSVGKGKLYDFTTIQAAIDEATNWDEKIQILIFPGDYQENVRIYGEDIELIGIGEVVITSNLAAYQINYQGEERGTFQTATVFINGQTILLKNLSIVNTAGPGEIVGQAVALYIEGTDIHIDSCKLDGYQDTLCLGPLPKFQKDGKQLMVSPWLKIPYTEQIVDFHYCQISGTVDFIFGGGQASSYHCQLYVKRIRIQIILQLHLLRKIKKDFILFHAW; this is encoded by the coding sequence ATGGCAAAGATTTATGAAAGAACACCTATAAAAAAATTTTCAGTTGGAAAGGGCAAGTTATATGATTTTACTACAATTCAAGCCGCTATTGATGAAGCAACAAACTGGGATGAGAAAATACAGATTCTCATTTTTCCTGGCGACTATCAAGAAAATGTAAGAATCTATGGTGAAGATATTGAATTAATTGGCATTGGTGAAGTGGTTATTACTAGTAATTTAGCTGCTTATCAAATAAATTATCAAGGTGAGGAGAGAGGTACATTTCAGACAGCCACCGTTTTTATCAATGGCCAAACGATTTTATTAAAGAATTTATCGATCGTTAATACTGCTGGACCTGGTGAAATTGTTGGCCAAGCTGTAGCTCTTTATATTGAAGGAACAGATATCCATATTGATTCTTGTAAACTTGATGGCTATCAAGATACCTTATGCTTAGGACCACTTCCTAAGTTTCAGAAGGACGGAAAACAGCTAATGGTTAGTCCATGGCTAAAGATCCCTTATACTGAACAGATCGTTGATTTTCACTATTGCCAGATTAGTGGAACTGTTGATTTTATTTTTGGTGGTGGTCAAGCTAGTTCTTATCATTGTCAGCTGTATGTAAAAAGAATACGCATACAAATTATATTACAGCTGCATCTACTCCGAAAAATCAAAAAGGATTTTATTTTGTTTCATGCATGGTAA
- a CDS encoding pectinesterase family protein, with the protein MSAVCKKNTHTNYITAASTPKNQKGFYFVSCMVTGDSPYYLGRPWRQYAAVTFVNSYFDQQLYSTGWHDWDKPKNRQTVNYQEINCLYLGEKSSTRWATKEMSEQK; encoded by the coding sequence TTGTCAGCTGTATGTAAAAAGAATACGCATACAAATTATATTACAGCTGCATCTACTCCGAAAAATCAAAAAGGATTTTATTTTGTTTCATGCATGGTAACTGGTGATTCTCCCTATTATTTAGGTAGACCTTGGCGTCAATATGCAGCTGTTACTTTTGTTAATAGTTATTTTGATCAACAACTATATTCAACGGGGTGGCATGATTGGGATAAACCAAAAAATCGACAAACAGTGAACTATCAAGAAATCAATTGCCTTTATCTAGGTGAAAAATCATCGACTCGATGGGCAACGAAAGAAATGAGTGAACAAAAATGA